A genomic region of Caenorhabditis elegans chromosome V contains the following coding sequences:
- the mlt-11 gene encoding Papilin (Confirmed by transcript evidence), producing MRLCVLLLAALVVATEAVDPCKRQPFRGRCPSQNGETPKRSQFVLRYYLRNGECVSYPYGHCATDPTEPNLYRYKEECEDACISNAPANLGVPKSTTEDYQKEILSKEVKRVEFYVTSTLNYGAPVDTTTIRNVYPLPVTTTETQAPPHHTTKPYQYHYTSPTTTTTKRPPTTTTTEDPQPFEFHELQEQAENPIPLDPKNSLQETSEQVDEQPFNFKEPTNSASDGSQQSVESTTTTTESPTTEASTTTTEAPTTTTSEEVTTTEITTEAPTTTEEVTTTETTIEAQTTTTTERMSPSTTKTSTTTTAKPTTTRSTTTQRPQTVATTEAPTTTTVEDVTTRAPRTECERRRASASSSSIRGGFVPACTASGDFERVQCETNGRQCFCVNTQGIEVPNSRTRDGTRPDCYSIQSSRTVNTKECVGVSLPGPCHGSFQRYFYNEDSQKCEQFTYSGCGGNGNNYESREACEDRCAPPPVGLPKCEIGEPLKTKIGVPVNCAKTDCPSGYRCSVVQHSSVCCPENNKVVGLQTSGARATRCSLPKERGPCDKYELRFYFNADLNECKYFFWGGCEGNQNNFERVEDCESACGVQKSGVTNRPNTEIRTTQGIRITPNGGKLSWEETEEDEEHAVPTTTPLAPSAPTVRVSTQRAPVPTTPRPTAPAVQTTTTRASRLETTRVPVKTVEDEEEEEEEVVEEEQEDGKEEPPLHVQPPVSQQNTVLLGVNRCLHPRDSGNCRGQFVRWFFDDEKKNCDVFTYTGCQGNGNNFASKEECMAICHKPEPTPSATPDFSQVCSNDVDAGECNGVFERFAFDAEAQDCRAFTYGGCGGNGNNFATMQECRSRCVMAMKKSPVATCEADIEVGECAGVFSRFAFDKSINACRSFTYGGCGGNANNFATLQECTNKCVNRGVCPEPPACDTNRCQLVNDRSGCPFCSCPPVKQASPPGSITSIPKESLPNCPPLDRSACRDPCMMFHNRQGCEECICPQTAPTPPHVPTGRPTTVGQAQPPASSSRRVTEVGPPAPRTTEAAPPAPSSQPPRQFAVNTLQHQQTKPDQLPNLPRNLAAQIEEKCLQPVEPGPCKNFADRWYFNVDDGTCHPFKYGGCAGNRNHFFTQKECEVHCARFLSGSPTSSTSALPKHAKFSPTTSETESSTSAEDVESSSKNEELEAFPAPKLHRQFASPIFKPVGPGPQAYDSEKIDNYSPPTPNVNLVGLSPPVHPTYFTYNGQDQGQRRAFSAGQQQGAENRIEVGQQLEAFGSQRPQLPTHLQGNNFVQGRGRFDGRQRFEVPQGSTSPSQPLEEIPVTQSRERFDNRQRAEAPQGSQRQEHQTSTAPSEPLEHIPVVQSRGRFDSRQRVEVPQESIRPAEATTIPRHLGDVTTSTSSSSRSSQVSRASEPEIVRPRAPEPPQSRFHPKTVTRTEEVPTPRGAETFGRSTQQVTVQPRVAGVTSSTRDQEATRRSQGPAESVRVPSRAPETSIIGHQVSSFQSPSTPTQETSKFPHRFVTPSTGSQTKTPWYQTTSAPWWLQSPATSKKKPELKIEKLEKSNQQQLPARFNFDPTRYTFYNGDYFGPTIPGIRINKTQEGGLFVQGGSVSEGDNLEAQEAFEQFKQLSKGFQQQANEFLRQEKKAGRTPQHGSFIIGSVKVGDNEGIHDDEDESLEEQEHPRSRAHGVPIHPTVPLVVPTYSSPLPAVRGPNGKIEGLETIAAHQEAHPPAPSTLIVPRRIQGFQVTRPTTTTTQTPRTTTKVTSTTTATTNTPSTSESEELEDESSAPQQPLPVIKEVQEEQDVKNFQVVDLEKIVAPKAKVVSEEFDRDMMLGSGEGSGISSEFEMTSEEEQEVSERPVEIPEVPKVSNVTPELPETTETPEEPPVSTSSPKASELPETREQAPVDSSSEEASTEAPEVSRALPTTSKATQASKVPEVPEERRRVAQKSEEVSTSSQASPSTQRLSVISSEDASSEFEMESAEEVSTTAPLKKIQIRPRGSTTTLPAQETQPVTTTTQSSTVPYTSPTTTSQGTPIPVHHPVITPSSGTTQRHQAASAEMITSSESGEVVSDFAFNSDEEHDENTEIVETTEPVRAAGSKTLEAVKAVETVKQHKEQEPNGISRTMENVNLDLTESAPTGLPVSIVTAAPTVQASVVPLGTTPQPHFEPKFDGRVVCAMPPDAGVCTNYTPRWFFNSQTGQCEQFAYGSCGGNENNFFDRNTCERKCMPHHVILAQVPDRCSFDKDSGSGKGYNVKWYFNMKNLRCEQFVFEGLGGNTNQFETLSECERICTPSGPKTPTLPPTPTPATVAVPVPAQTPKVPQLPIGAPGSQVPLPTPTTVIEKTTPTVVDSQEEEYDDEEEDPIILPETNEMPPMPGLAPANTFGTSQFGVNGLIDDNVELRLPEVATTSRIAIPQVPTTVAPVAPVAPVAQPVQPIQPVQPVQSVQSLPQPAEIPRVVVPQSPGTPQPVVPQVSIVTPQAPQPTAAATSASTGPIAPEPTTAAPTTTETTPLPPSLAPHPPAAHAAKTVIPTYKAEPVLGREQIPTANDGQPIVGASPKETVNYQTGAKASGIRSFDGSQDQKISVDIFNKGADGPTKSINGMPACANGRTEVRYSDGRPVMCLPGKNQCPDGSSCYFNGIDFFCCPEEEDPYDKHAFGGYGGDETKNGYKVFGALNIRRLMDEVPLRQKRQTFGNSNSFNIDSVVAPLRFDAEKPRQVSRALRMKSSAAVPRHGANPLCIQPVVKGSCQEAHLRYYYDRVTDSCRLFEYSGCDGNANNFGSLEDCQRLCVLNIQSIKNGKVATTTAAPQITPEEEEKLAPGQCPGGRAPLGGSSPVLCGNSAESIGCPTSYYCRRGPPDVCCPGVDPKLMQPEEIVKDVSRGVVKNESHMPRGFNRQIFLSTPKYMCPDAADPLMLENGEPMLCGSGFDGVKMCPKGYYCAIDSARNSRLCCPLYGDAQRIASEEIFAPRLASNTETTTEAKVENIDVEESEDDEEEDGEDFVAHLQMKPNKPVNQVEELAKSSPIAADLSAEGGVSIDLGADEKKEVEEEDVTTTTEKMMVQDKSVCQIKPSEGRVCNDSETPTRTNLQYFYSPRDNRCKLFFFRGCGGNLNRFERKSDCEALCL from the exons ATGCGCCTGTGCGTATTGCTCTTAGCTGCCCTTGTGGTGGCCACAG aagCCGTAGATCCGTGCAAACGACAACCATTCCGCGGGCGGTGCCCATCACAAAACGGCGAGACGCCGAAGAGGTCACAATTTGTGCTCAGATACTACTTGAGGAACGGAGAATGTGTTAGTTACCCATATG GACACTGCGCCACGGATCCGACGGAACCAAACCTCTACCGATACAAGGAGGAGTGTGAGGATGCTTGTATCAGCAATGCACCAGCCAACCTTGGAGTACCAAAAAGCACCACCGAGGATTATCAGAAG GAAATCTTGTCAAAAGAGGTCAAAAGAGTTGAGTTCTATGTCACATCAACTCTAAACTATGGGGCACCAGTTGACACCACCACTATCAGAAATGTTTATCCACTTCCTGTCACCACCACCGAAACCCAAGCACCACCACACCATACTACAAAACCCTACCAATATCATTACACATCCCCCACTACCACCACAACAAAAAGACCACCAACCACCACGACCACGGAGGATCCTCAACCATTCGAATTCCACGAGCTGCAAGAACAAGCTGAGAATCCGATTCCATTGgatccaaaaaattcactaCAAGAAACGTCGGAGCAAGTCGACGAGCAACCTTTTAACTTCAAAGAACCTACTAACTCTGCCAGTGATGGCTCCCAACAATCG GTTGAGTCTACCACTACCACAACTGAATCCCCAACCACTGAGGCTTCTACCACAACCACTGAAGCTCCAACCACCACTACTTCCGAGGAGGTCACTACCACTGAGATCACCACTGAAGCTCCAACCACCACCGAAGAGGTGACTACCACTGAGACCACTATAGAAGCTCAAACCACCACAACGACCGAACGCATGTCTCCATCAACCACCAAaacctccaccaccaccactgcCAAACCAACAACAACAAGATCCACAACAACTCAACGTCCTCAGACCGTCGCAACTACTGAGGCTCCAACCACCACTACTGTTGAGGATGTGACGACTCGTGCACCACGAACCGAATGTGAACGTCGTCGTGCTTCTGCTTCATCTTCTTCCATTCGTGGAGGATTTGTTCCAGCTTGCACTGCTTCCGGAGATTTCGAGCGTGTTCAGTGCGAGACCAACGGGCGACAATGCTTCTGCGTTAACACCCAAGGTATTGAGGTGCCAAACAGCAGAACTCGCGATGGAACTAGACCTGATTGTTACA GCATTCAATCTTCCCGCACAGTCAACACCAAGGAATGCGTTGGGGTCAGCCTTCCAGGGCCATGCCATGGGTCATTCCAACGGTACTTCTACAACGAGGATTCTCAGAAATGCGAGCAATTCACGTATTCTGGATGTGGAGGAAATGGTAACAATTATGAGAGCAGAGAGGCTTGTGAGGACAGATGTGCACCACCACCAGTTGGATTGCCAAAGTGTGAAATT ggagAGCCACTTAAGACTAAGATCGGAGTTCCAGTGAACTGTGCTAAGACCGACTGCCCATCCGGATATCGTTGCAGTGTTGTCCAACACTCGAGCGTCTGCTGTCCAGAGAACAATAAGGTAGTTGGCCTCCAAACCAGCGGAGCCCGTGCCACCCGCTGCTCCCTTCCAAAGGAACGTGGACCATGCGACAAGTATGAACTTCGTTTCTACTTCAACGCGGATCTCAACGAGTGCAAGTACTTCTTCTGGGGAGGATGTGAAGGAAATCAGAACAATTTCGAGAGAGTCGAAGACTGTGAGAGTGCATGCGGAGTGCAAAAATCTGGAGTCACCAACAGACCAAATACCGAGATAAGAACCACCCAAGGAATCAGAATTACTCCAAACGGCGGAAAGCTCAGCTGGGAAGAGACAGAAGAGGATGAGGAGCACGCAGTGCCAACAACTACCCCATTGGCTCCATCAGCTCCAACTGTCAGAGTTTCAACGCAAAGAGCTCCAGTTCCAACAACGCCACGACCAACTGCTCCAGCTGTTCAAACCACAACTACCAGAGCTTCTAGACTCGAAACTACTAGAGTTCCAGTCAAAACTGTAGAAGATGAGGAAGAGGAGGAAGAAGAGGTTGTCGAAGAGGAACAAGAGGATGGAAAGGAAGAGCCACCACTCCATGTCCAGCCACCAGTTTCTCAACAGAACACCGTACTTCTTGGAG TTAACCGATGCCTTCACCCACGTGACTCTGGAAACTGTCGAGGACAATTTGTGCGTTGGTTTTTCGATGATGAGAAGAAGAACTGCGACGTGTTCACTTACACCGGATGCCAAGGAAACGGAAACAACTTCGCTAGCAAAGAAGAGTGCATGGCTATTTGCCATAAGCCAGAGCCAACACCATCAGCTACTCCAGATTTCTCTCAAGTATGCTCCAATGATGTCGACGCTGGAGAGTGTAATGGAGTCTTTGAACGATTCGCATTTGATGCCGAAGCTCAAGATTGCCGCGCCTTCACTTATGGAGGATGCGGAGGAAATGGAAACAACTTTGCTACTATGCAAGAATGCCGTTCGAGATGTGTCATGGCAATGAAGAAGTCCCCAGTTGCAACATGTGAAGCTGACATTGAGGTTGGAGAGTGCGCCGGAGTCTTCTCGAGATTTGCATTCGACAAATCAATCAATGCCTGTAGAAGCTTCACCTATGGTGGATGTGGAGGAAATGCTAACAACTTCGCTACACTTCAAGAGTGTACAAACAAGTGCGTCAATAGAGGTGTATGCCCTGAGCCACCAGCGTGTGACACAAACAGATGTCAACTCGTTAATGATCGTTCCGGATGTCCATTCTGCTCATGCCCACCAGTCAAACAGGCATCTCCACCAGGATCAATTACCTCTATTCCAAAAGAGTCTCTTCCAAACTGCCCACCACTGGATAGATCTGCTTGCCGCGACCCATGCATGATGTTCCATAACCGTCAAGGATGCGAAGAGTGTATCTGCCCACAAACCGCCCCAACCCCACCACATGTTCCAACTGGAAGGCCAACCACTGTTGGACAAGCTCAGCCACCAGCATCTAGCTCCAGAAGAGTCACTGAGGTCGGACCACCAGCTCCAAGAACTACCGAGGCTGCCCCACCAGCTCCATCTTCCCAGCCACCAAGACAAT TCGCTGTTAACACACTTCAACATCAACAAACTAAGCCAGACCAACTTCCAAATCTTCCACGTAACTTAGCTGCTCAAATCGAAGAGAAGTGTCTTCAGCCAGTCGAGCCAGGACCGTGCAAAAACTTTGCCGATCGTTGGTACTTCAATGTCGACGATGGAACCTGCCACCCATTCAAGTACGGAGGATGCGCTGGAAACAGAAATCACTTCTTCACACAGAAGGAGTGCGAAGTTCATTGCGCCAGATTCTTGA GCGGTTCACCAACGTCTTCTACTTCTGCACTACCAAAGCATGCTAAATTCTCACCCACCACCTCCGAAACGGAATCTTCCACATCAGCGGAAGACGTGGAGTCAAGTAGCAAGAATGAAGAACTCGAAGCGTTCCCAGCTCCAAAGCTTCATCGTCAATTTGCCTCCCCGATTTTCAAGCCAGTCGGCCCTGGACCTCAAGCCTATGATTCcgagaaaattgataactaCTCCCCACCAACTCCAAATGTTAACTTGGTCGGTCTGAGCCCACCGGTTCATCCAACTTACTTCACATACAACGGGCAAGATCAGGGACAGAGAAGAGCCTTTTCTGCCGGACAACAACAAGgtgctgaaaatcgaattgaAGTTGGTCAGCAGTTGGAAGCTTTTGGATCACAAAGACCGCAGCTACCGACGCACCTTCAAGGTAACAACTTTGTTCAAGGAAGAGGACGATTTGATGGCCGGCAGAGATTTGAAGTTCCACAAGGATCCACGTCTCCATCTCAACCTTTAGAGGAAATTCCTGTGACTCAAAGCCGTGAAAGATTTGACAACCGACAACGCGCAGAAGCCCCACAAGGATCTCAACGCCAAGAGCATCAAACATCCACCGCCCCATCTGAGCCATTAGAGCATATTCCAGTGGTACAGAGCCGCGGAAGATTCGACAGTCGCCAACGTGTCGAGGTTCCACAAGAATCCATCCGTCCTGCCGAAGCTACAACAATTCCCCGTCATCTTGGCGATGTAACAACGTCGACTTCTTCATCAAGCCGATCATCTCAAGTGTCTCGTGCTTCTGAACCAGAAATCGTTCGACCAAGAGCTCCAGAGCCACCACAATCTAGATTCCATCCAAAAACGGTGACTCGGACGGAAGAGGTCCCAACGCCAAGAGGTGCTGAAACATTTGGAAGATCCACCCAGCAGGTTACCGTACAACCAAGAGTCGCTGGTGTCACGTCGTCAACTAGAGATCAAGAAGCTACAAGAAGATCTCAAGGTCCAGCAGAATCAGTTCGTGTTCCATCTAGAGCACCTGAAACTAGTATTATCGGACATCAAGTGTCATCCTTCCAGTCTCCATCTACACCTACACAAGAAACATCTAAATTCCCTCATAGATTTGTAACACCTTCTACTGGATCACAAACCAAGACACCGTGGTATCAAACCACTTCAGCTCCATGGTGGCTGCAAAGTCCAGCCACTTCAAAGAAGAAACCagagttgaaaattgagaagctAGAAAAGTCGAACCAACAACAATTACCAGCTCGTTTCAATTTTGATCCGACCCGTTATACATTCTACAATGGCGATTACTTTGGTCCAACCATCCCCGGCATCAGAATCAATAAAACCCAAGAAGGAGGACTTTTTGTTCAAGGAGGATCAGTATCGGAAGGAGATAATTTGGAGGCTCAAGAGGCATTTGAGCAATTTAAGCAACTGAGCAAAGGTTTCCAGCAGCAGGCAAATGAGTTTTTAAGGCAGGAGAAGAAAGCTGGTAGAACACCTCAACATGGATCTTTTATTATTGGATCTGTGAAGGTTGGAGATAATGAAG GCATCCACGACGACGAAGATGAATCTCTTGAAGAGCAAGAGCACCCACGTAGCAGAGCCCACGGTGTCCCAATTCATCCAACTGTGCCACTTGTAGTACCCACCTATTCATCCCCACTCCCAGCTGTCCGTGGACCAAACGGTAAGATTGAAGGTCTCGAGACGATCGCAGCACACCAGGAGGCTCATCCACCAGCACCGAGTACTTTGATTGTGCCACGTAGGATTCAAGGATTCCAAGTCACCAGGccaaccaccaccaccacccaGACCCCGCGCACTACTACAAAAGTTACGAgcaccaccaccgccaccaccaaTACTCCTAGTACCTCTGAATCTGAGGAGTTGGAGGATGAATCCTCTGCTCCACAGCAACCACTTCCGGTAATCAAAGAAGTTCAAGAAGAGCAAGATGTGAAGAACTTCCAAGTTGTGGATCTCGAGAAAATTGTCGCACCAAAAGCCAAGGTTGTCAGTGAGGAGTTTGATAGAGATATGATGTTAGGAAGCGGAGAAGGATCGGGAATTTCTTCAGAGTTTGAAATGACATCTGAGGAGGAGCAAGAAGTTTCAGAGCGCCCAGTTGAAATTCCAGAAGTACCAAAGGTGTCGAATGTGACCCCAGAACTTCCTGAAACTACAGAGACTCCGGAAGAGCCACCTGTGTCAACCAGTTCACCGAAGGCATCAGAACTACCAGAAACTCGAGAGCAAGCCCCAGTAGATTCAAGCTCTGAAGAAGCTTCCACGGAAGCACCAGAAGTTTCGAGAGCTCTACCAACCACTTCGAAAGCTACACAAGCCTCCAAAGTCCCAGAAGTTCccgaagaaagaagaagagttGCCCAGAAATCTGAAGAGGTTTCAACATCATCTCAAGCATCCCCAAGCACCCAACGACTTTCTGTCATTTCATCGGAGGATGCTTCCTCTGAATTTGAAATGGAATCTGCTGAAGAAGTCAGCACCACCGCCCCACTGAAAAAGATTCAGATTAGACCACGAGGTTCCACAACTACCTTGCCTGCTCAGGAGACACAACCTGTCACCACCACCACCCAATCCTCCACAGTCCCATACACTTCCCCAACCACCACTTCTCAAGGCACTCCTATCCCTGTTCATCACCCAGTTATCACCCCATCATCAGGCACCACCCAAAGACACCAGGCGGCATCAGCCGAAATGATCACATCATCCGAGAGTGGTGAAGTCGTCAGTGACTTTGCTTTCAACTCGGACGAAGAGCATGACGAGAACAcggaaattgttgaaactaCAGAACCAGTGAGAGCCGCCGGATCAAAGACCTTGGAAGCTGTAAAAGCTGTCGAAACTGTCAAGCAGCATAAGGAACAAGAGCCAAACGGAATCAGCAGAACTATGGAAAATGTAAATCTCGATTTGACCG aatccgcACCAACTGGGCTCCCAGTCTCCATTGTCACCGCAGCTCCAACTGTTCAAGCTAGCGTCGTTCCACTCGGAACCACACCTCAACCACACTTTGAGCCAAAGTTTGACGGAAGAGTCGTGTGTGCTATGCCGCCAGACGCTGGAGTCTGCACCAACTACACTCCAAGATGGTTCTTCAACAGCCAGACCGGACAATGTGAGCAGTTTGCTTATGGATCATGCGGAGGAAATGAGAATAACTTCTTCGATAGAAATACTTGCGAGAGAAAGTGTATGCCAC ATCACGTGATCCTCGCCCAGGTCCCAGACCGTTGCTCATTCGACAAGGACTCTGGAAGCGGAAAGGGATACAACGTCAAGTGGTACTTCAACATGAAGAATCTCAGATGCGAGCAATTTGTGTTCGAGGGACTCGGAGGAAACACCAATCAGTTTGAGACTCTATCAGAGTGTGAGAGAATTTGCACACCATCCGGACCAAAGACCCCAACTCTCCCACCAACTCCAACTCCAGCCACGGTCGCAGTACCGGTCCCAGCCCAAACTCCAAAGGTCCCACAACTCCCAATTGGAGCCCCAGGAAGTCAAGTGCCTCTCCCAACCCCAACCACAGTGATCGAGAAAACTACCCCAACTGTTGTTGATTCTCAAGAAGAGGAGTACGATGATGAGGAAGAGGATCCAATCATTCTTCCAGAGACCAACGAAATGCCACCGATGCCAGGATTGGCTCCAGCCAACACTTTCGGAACCAGCCAGTTTGGTGTCAACGGATTAATCGATGATAATGTCGAATTGAGACTCCCAGAAGTTGCTACTACTTCTAGAATTGCTATCCCACAAGTCCCAACTACAGTTGCACCAGTTGCTCCAGTTGCTCCAGTTGCACAACCTGTGCAGCCAATTCAGCCAGTTCAACCAGTTCAATCAGTTCAGTCACTTCCACAGCCAGCAGAAATCCCACGTGTCGTTGTCCCTCAGTCCCCAGGAACTCCACAACCAGTAGTTCCACAAGTTTCGATCGTCACTCCTCAGGCTCCACAACCAACAGCAGCTGCTACTTCTGCATCAACTGGACCAATTGCTCCAGAACCAACGACTGCTGCCCCGACAACTACTGAAACCACCCCACTTCCACCATCATTGGCTCCTCATCCACCAGCTGCTCACGCCGCCAAGACTGTAATCCCAACATACAAGGCAGAGCCAGTACTTGGTCGTGAACAAATTCCAACTGCTAACGACGGTCAACCAATTGTTGGAGCTTCTCCAAAGGAGACCGTCAATTATCAAACTGGAGCCAAGGCTTCCGGAATTAGAAGCTTTGATGGATCCCAAGACCAAAAGATTTCCGTAGACATCTTCAACAAGGGAGCCGACGGACCAACTAAATCTATTAATGGAATGCCAGCTTGTGCTAATGGGCGTACTGAAGTCAGATATTCTGATGGACGTCCAGTGATGTGCCTTCCAGGAAAGAACCAATGCCCAGACGGATCATCTTGCTACTTCAACGGAATCGACTTCTTCTGCTGcccagaagaagaagatccaTATGACAAACACGCCTTCGGAGGATATGGTGGTGATGAAACCAAGAATGGATACAAAGTTTTCGGAGCTCTCAATATTAGACGACTAATGGACGAGGTGCCACTAAGACAGAAGCGTCAAACTTTTGGAAACAGCAACAGTTTCAACATCGACTCAGTAGTCGCTCCACTCAGATTCGACGCCGAGAAGCCACGCCAAGTTTCTCGTGCACTTCGCATGAAATCATCCGCGGCAGTTCCACGTCATGGAGCCAACCCACTTTGCATTCAGCCAGTCGTTAAGGGATCTTGCCAGGAGGCTCATCTCAGATACTACTACGATAGAGTCACCGATTCGTGCAGATTGTTCGAATACTCTGGATGTGATGGAAATGCCAACAATTTTGGATCTTTGGAAGATTGTCAACGTCTTTGTGTTCTTAATATCCAGA gcatcAAGAACGGTAAGGtcgccaccaccaccgccgCGCCACAGATCACTCCAGAAGAGGAGGAGAAACTTGCGCCAGGACAATGCCCAGGAGGGCGTGCACCACTTGGAGGATCTTCTCCAGTTCTCTGTGGAAACTCCGCCGAGTCCATCGGATGCCCAACTAGCTACTACTGTCGTAGAGGACCACCAGATGTCTGTTGTCCAGGAGTTGATCCAAAATTGA TGCAACCAGAAGAGATTGTCAAGGATGTGTCTCGTGGAGTTGTCAAAAACGAATCTCACATGCCACGTGGCTTCAATCGCCAAATCTTCCTGTCAACTCCAAAGTACATGTGCCCAGACGCCGCCGATCCATTGATGTTGGAGAACGGAGAACCAATGCTTTGTGGATCAGGATTCGATGGAGTCAAGATGTGCCCCAAGGGATACTATTGCGCAATTGATTCTGCAAGAAATTCTAGATTGTGTTGCCCACTGTATGGAGATGCTCAAAGAATCGCCTCTGAGGAGATCTTTGCACCACGACTAGCCTCCAACACAGAAACAACCACAGAGGCTAAGGTTGAGAACATTGACGTTGAAGAATCAGAAGATGATGAGGAGGAGGATGGAGAAGACTTTGTGGCTCACCTTCAAATGAAGCCAAACAAGCCTGTAAATCAGGTTGAGGAGCTTGCCAAGAGTTCTCCAATCGCAGCAGATTTGAGTGCAGAGGGAGGAGTGTCCATTGATTTGGGTGCTGATGAGAAGAAGGAAGTTGAAGAGGAGGATGTGACGACGAccactgaaaaaatgatgGTTCAGGACAAGAGTGTTTGTCAGATTAAGCCATCGGAAG GACGCGTCTGTAACGATTCCGAAACACCAACACGCACGAACCTTCAATACTTCTACTCCCCACGTGACAACCGTTGTAAGCTCTTCTTCTTCCGTGGATGTGGAGGCAATTTGAATCGATTCGAACGAAAGTCCGACTGTGAAGCTCTGTGCctgtaa